The Salvia splendens isolate huo1 unplaced genomic scaffold, SspV2 ctg48, whole genome shotgun sequence genome window below encodes:
- the LOC121790333 gene encoding cytochrome P450 CYP72A219-like: protein MLVQGVVSYEGEKWAKHRKISNSAFHLDKLKLMIPAFVLSCEEIVSEWEKSATSRTALSRSYRQGRRIFELQREQADYAMKAMRSIYIPGWRHVPMKTYKRMVEISKEVRSTICDLIDTRVEAMGRKEAKHEDLLGILLESNSARASG, encoded by the exons ATGCTTGTGCAAGGCGTTGTCAGCTACGAGGGAGAGAAATGGGCCAAGCACAGGAAGATCAGCAACTCTGCTTTCCATTTGGACAAACTCAAG CTGATGATACCTGCCTTCGTTTTGAGCTGTGAAGAAATTGTGAGTGAATGGGAAAAGAGTGCAACATCAAGAACTGCATTGAGCAGAAGCTACCGACAAGGTAGGAGAATCTTCGAGCTGCAAAGGGAGCAGGCCGACTACGCCATGAAGGCCATGCGATCTATTTACATTCCCGGATGGAG ACATGTGCCCATGAAAACGTACAAGAGAATGGTGGAAATATCAAAGGAGGTTCGCTCCACAATCTGTGATCTCATCGATACAAGGGTTGAAGCGATGGGAAGAAAGGAAGCCAAGCATGAAGACTTGCTTGGCATATTGTTGGAGTCGAATTCAGCAAGAGCTTCGGGATAA